A stretch of Acipenser ruthenus chromosome 1, fAciRut3.2 maternal haplotype, whole genome shotgun sequence DNA encodes these proteins:
- the LOC131724824 gene encoding lysosome membrane protein 2-like: MTTKSRVIYSTGIIIANLLIITGIALVVTQVFQTVLHNLVKKQIVLKDGADVFKSWQNPSPPVYMQYYFFNVTNAQAVMQGGKPTVEEIGPYTYREYRPRENVTFLENGTKVSALSPKTFVFLRDMSSGDPEVDLITTVNIPAVAVMEQVKGSIILSSIISFGMQTIGVEMFMTRTVNELLWGFKDPLLTRLRAFKPEVEEYFGLMYKKNGTSDDEFVFHTGMQDYKDFGKIVSWNGESKMKWWSSNESNMINGSDGSSFHPLIGKNESLYIFSPDLCRSIYLTFEKDVGIKGIPAYRFSPPPEVLASPEINPANTGFCVPAGTCMGTGVLKVSVCRKGAPVVVSFPHFYQADQKYVDAIEGLSPNKDDHETYLDINPLTGFPMRACKRAQINILVDRIVGFPITKYLNQTVFPVMFINESFVIDDTSAKRVRTLLLISTIVTNFPLIIVGLGALLLGVLIILLCRSRMQKKPTAKEDTAYTQVSDKPEESCENNSNIQLKTYTST, encoded by the exons caaatagTTTTGAAGGACGGCGCAGATGTTTTTAAATCCTGGCAGAACCCTTCTCCCCCAGTGTACATGCAGTACTATTTCTTTAATGTGACAAACGCACAAGCTGTGATGCAAGGGGGGAAGCCTACTGTTGAAGAGATAGGACCGTACACCTACAG agAGTACAGGCCTAGAGAAAATGTGACCTTCCTTGAAAATGGAACTAAGGTATCAGCTTTATCTCCCAAGACTTTTGTGTTTCTTCGAGATATGTCGTCAGGGGACCCAGAGGTCGACCTGATAACAACCGTCAACATCCCAGCTGTG GCTGTAATGGAGCAAGTCAAAGGTTCCATAATCTTAAGTTCTATTATCTCATTCGGGATGCAGACCATTGGTGTCGAAATGTTCATGACACGTACCGTTAATGAGCTTTTGTGGGGCTTCAAAGATCCTCTTCTGACCCGACTTCGTGCGTTCAAACCAGAGGTCGAGGAATACTTTGGGCTCATGTATAAG aaaaatgGTACCAGTGATGATGAGTTTGTGTTCCACACAGGAATGCAGGACTACAAAGACTTTGGTAAAATTGTCTCCTGGAACGGTGAAAG CAAAATGAAGTGGTGGTCCTCCAATGAAAGCAACATGATCAATGGCAGTGATGGAAGCTCCTTTCACCCACTGATAGGAAAGAATGAATCTCTATACATCTTTTCACCTGATCTATGCAG GTCTATATATTTAACCTTTGAAAAGGATGTGGGAATAAAAGGTATACCTGCCTACCGGTTTTCCCCCCCTCCTGAAGTTCTTGCCAGTCCTGAAATTAACCCTGCCAATACTGGGTTCTGTGTACCAGCAGGAACATGCATGGGAACCGGAGTGTTAAAAGTTAGCGTCTGCAGAAAag GAGCACCTGTCGTAGTCTCATTCCCACATTTTTACCAAGCGGATCAGAAATATGTAGATGCAATTGAGGGACTGTCCCCAAACAAAGATGATCATGAAACCTACCTAGATATTAACCCA CTTACTGGGTTCCCTATGAGAGCGTGCAAGAGAGCCCAGATTAACATTTTAGTGGATCGCATTGTTGGTTTCCC caTAACCAAATATCTAAACCAGACTGTATTCCCTGTTATGTTTATAAATGAG aGCTTTGTGATTGATGATACATCTGCCAAAAGAGTGAGGACATTGTTGCTGATTTCAACCATTGTAACCAACTTCCCCTTAATCATTGTTGGGTTGGGAGCGCTCCTGCTGGGTGTCCTAATAATCCTACTATGTAGATCACGAATGCAGAAG aaaccCACGGCAAAAGAAGATACTGCCTACACTCAAGTCAGTGATAAGCCAGAGGAAAGCTGTGAAAACAACTCAAATATTCAGTTAAAGACGTACACAAGCACTTAA